A window of the Lactuca sativa cultivar Salinas chromosome 5, Lsat_Salinas_v11, whole genome shotgun sequence genome harbors these coding sequences:
- the LOC111910303 gene encoding uncharacterized protein LOC111910303 isoform X1: MTDHAQEQEMEIEALKAILMDEFEEIHPSESGLNTSNRCFLIKLSLQDDETNESSTSPVQLGLIFSHTEKYPDEIPLLNLKSIKGIPASDLKVLKEKLEQEASENLGMAMIYTLVTSAKEWFTERFDQDTDNDNIKEETANKDEIIVPRGEPVTVETFLAWREKFEAEAALERAKVLTESALATTKEKKLTGRQWFQSGRASARHATPPIMEGSNDEDDDDDFDDDSEDDEDMLDHYLAEKFDSSNN; this comes from the exons ATGACAG ATCATGCGCAAGAGCAGGAGATGGAAATTGAAGCCCTAAAGGCCATCCTAATGGATGAGTTTGAAG AAATTCACCCTAGTGAAAGTGGATTAAACACTTCAAATCGATGTTTTCTAATTAAGTTATCTCTTCAG GATGATGAGACAAATGAATCTTCAACAAGTCCAG TTCAATTGGGGTTAATTTTTTCACACACTGAGAAATATCCAGATGAAATTCcacttttgaatttgaaaag TATTAAAGGAATCCCAGCATCAGATCTCAAAGTTTTGAAAGAAAAACTTGAACAAGAG GCATCAGAAAATCTTGGAATGGCTATGATTTACACTCTAGTTACATCTGCTAAAGAGTGGTTTACTGAAAGATTTGATCAAGACACTGACAATGACAATATCAAAGAGGAAACAGCAAATAAGGATGAA ATAATTGTGCCACGTGGAGAACCTGTCACTGTTGAAACATTTTTGGCATGGAGAGAAAAATTTGAAGCAGAAGCAGCCCTTGAGAGAGCCAA AGTGTTGACAGAATCAGCCCTGGCAACAACCAAAGAAAAGAAACTCACTGGAAGACAATGGTTCCAAAGTGGAAGAGCTTCTGCA AGACATGCAACACCACCAATTATGGAAGGATCTaatgatgaagacgatgacgatgaTTTTGATGATGATTCTGAAG ATGATGAGGATATGCTGGATCATTATCTAGCTGAGAAATTCGATTCATCTAATAATTAA
- the LOC111910303 gene encoding uncharacterized protein LOC111910303 isoform X2, protein MTDHAQEQEMEIEALKAILMDEFEEIHPSESGLNTSNRCFLIKLSLQDDETNESSTSPVQLGLIFSHTEKYPDEIPLLNLKSIKGIPASDLKVLKEKLEQEASENLGMAMIYTLVTSAKEWFTERFDQDTDNDNIKEETANKDEIIVPRGEPVTVETFLAWREKFEAEAALERAKVLTESALATTKEKKLTGRQWFQSGRASARHATPPIMEGSNDEDDDDDFDDDSEDDEDMLDHYLAEKFDSSNN, encoded by the exons ATGACAGATCATGCGCAAGAGCAGGAGATGGAAATTGAAGCCCTAAAGGCCATCCTAATGGATGAGTTTGAAG AAATTCACCCTAGTGAAAGTGGATTAAACACTTCAAATCGATGTTTTCTAATTAAGTTATCTCTTCAG GATGATGAGACAAATGAATCTTCAACAAGTCCAG TTCAATTGGGGTTAATTTTTTCACACACTGAGAAATATCCAGATGAAATTCcacttttgaatttgaaaag TATTAAAGGAATCCCAGCATCAGATCTCAAAGTTTTGAAAGAAAAACTTGAACAAGAG GCATCAGAAAATCTTGGAATGGCTATGATTTACACTCTAGTTACATCTGCTAAAGAGTGGTTTACTGAAAGATTTGATCAAGACACTGACAATGACAATATCAAAGAGGAAACAGCAAATAAGGATGAA ATAATTGTGCCACGTGGAGAACCTGTCACTGTTGAAACATTTTTGGCATGGAGAGAAAAATTTGAAGCAGAAGCAGCCCTTGAGAGAGCCAA AGTGTTGACAGAATCAGCCCTGGCAACAACCAAAGAAAAGAAACTCACTGGAAGACAATGGTTCCAAAGTGGAAGAGCTTCTGCA AGACATGCAACACCACCAATTATGGAAGGATCTaatgatgaagacgatgacgatgaTTTTGATGATGATTCTGAAG ATGATGAGGATATGCTGGATCATTATCTAGCTGAGAAATTCGATTCATCTAATAATTAA
- the LOC111910305 gene encoding DNA-directed RNA polymerases II and IV subunit 5A, which yields MSTPEGEEITTVFRVMKTCYEMLKDRGYEVEDSEINMTRKEFIDKHNGTIRREELAFTKSKPNNTEPIYVFFPNELKIGVKVIKAYMFLMRDENIHRAIIVVRHGMTPSAKACQAEIAGMYQMDVFQEGELLVNIRYHYLVPEHIPLTKEEKKELLDRYTVKEAQLPRILHTDPIAKYYGLRRGQVVKILRPIETGTSEKDKDDFDSNKKDRKQEICYVTYRMVA from the exons ATGTCTACACCGGAAGGAGAAGAGATCACAACAGTTTTCAGAGTGATGAAAACATGTTACGAGATGCTGAAAGACCGTGGCTACGAAGTTGAAGATTCAGAGATAAACATGACGAGAAAGGAATTCATTGACAAGCACAACGGCACCATTAGAAGAGAAGAGCTTGCTTTCACCAAGTCCAAACCAAACAACACTGAACCA atctatgttttctttccaAATGAGCTGAAGATTGGTGTTAAGGTAATCAAGGCGTATATGTTTCTTATGAGAGATGAGAACATTCATAGAGCAATCATAGTGGTTCGACATGGTATGACTCCCTCAGCCAAGGCATGTCAAGCGGAGATTGCAGGAATGTACCAAATGGATGTTTTTCAG GAGGGTGAGTTGTTGGTGAACATTAGATATCATTACCTTGTTCCTGAACATATCCCACTTaccaaagaagaaaagaaagaattgCTGGATAGATACACTGTCAAAGAAGCACAG CTACCTCGGATTTTGCATACagatccaattgcaaaatattacGGGTTAAGGCGAGGACAGGTTGTTAAAATTCTGAGACCAATTGAGACGGGAACAAGCGAGAAAGACAAGGATGATTTTGATTCAAACAAAAAAGACCGTAAACAAGAGATCTGTTATGTCACATACAGAATGGTTGCCTAA
- the LOC111910306 gene encoding dof zinc finger protein DOF1.7: MHRNPSTFSSQMDMNPPFPEHEHLNCPRCNSSNTKFCYYNNYNLSQPRHFCKNCRRYWTKGGTLRNIPIGGGIRKATKRSSNPNKRTSPTTQQPPLPPTPAAAPPLPQKQQPRVVYGYGNNLDLESNGGNLSSVLGSNHMGPFGNLLMDGLSSNLASKSDDDVLIRNPIADDFGSNFLVRLNGSNNPNAVREESSCWSREENGWPDLSIFTPGSSFH, encoded by the coding sequence ATGCATCGAAACCCTTCAACGTTTTCATCGCAGATGGATATGAATCCTCCGTTTCCAGAGCATGAGCATCTGAATTGCCCTCGATGCAATTCCAGCAACACCAAATTCTGTTATTACAACAACTACAATCTCTCACAGCCTCGTCACTTCTGTAAAAACTGCCGGCGGTACTGGACCAAAGGCGGCACTCTGCGTAACATCCCGATCGGTGGCGGCATCCGCAAAGCCACCAAACGCTCTTCAAATCCAAACAAACGCACATCGCCGACGACGCAACAACCACCTCTACCACCAACACCTGCTGCTGCACCTCCACTTCCACAGAAACAGCAACCACGTGTTGTTTATGGATATGGTAATAATCTGGATTTGGAATCTAATGGTGGAAATTTGAGCTCAGTGTTGGGATCAAATCATATGGGACCTTTTGGGAATTTGTTAATGGATGGTTTGAGTTCCAATTTGGCGAGTAAATCCGATGATGATGTTTTGATCCGAAACCCGATTGCAGATGATTTTGGAAGCAACTTTTTGGTCAGATTGAATGGTAGCAATAATCCGAACGCAGTGAGAGAAGAATCGAGCTGTTGGAGTCGGGAAGAGAATGGTTGGCCTGATCTTTCTATTTTCACACCAGGTTCAAGCTTCCATTAA